The following coding sequences are from one Desulfotomaculum sp. window:
- a CDS encoding aminotransferase III — protein sequence MHDFTQYVNPQLGRLLEQVHMDKVFIRGEGNYLYDTTGRQYLDFIAAYGALPFGFNPPEIWEVLEEVRNKALPSFIQPSALDSAGKMARRLIELVPDGLQYVTFTNSGAETVEAAIKIARSATGRLGILSTVNGFHGKTLGALSATGKGYYQTPFGAPVPGFNIVPYGDLNALRKELEMNGYNYAAFIVEPIQGEGGIVVPEAGYLSKALEICHQYGILFILDEIQTGLGRTGMLFACEDEDLCPDLLLLAKALGGGIFPIGACISTEAVYTKDFGDRHSSTFAANTPACQIGLKVLDILTRNNREIIQRVKVNGEYLYKELAVLQKEYPRVLKEVRGRGYMLGLEFEMSRSDFPGCFLSVLAEQEVLTPLVSSYLLNVECLRVAPTLNGNKVIRLEPPLTVTLDECQRALKSIRRVIEVLDQGNTLEVLRPVLDLDENTACSVTKAEKYDWDMYEPSRENKEGRFAFLVHPLDLDNYYEFDANLASLPQDKLQQLADLGGDILDPFVIGRTRVESPAGYTVYGEFIALPHTTKEILKFTPEEALKELEKALELAQQRGARLVGLGAYTSVVSRGGTLLQGHFLPLTTGNSYTVVSGAEAIKLAAQRFSLDLAQCTAAIIGATGSIGRLMAILLAEEVQQVVLIGNPRHPQASLRRLRRVAEDICLHLSDQAGAGWIPPKSSLGENLLKMKLPATNSQREEWATVVDELIRSDKFILTSNPNQGISIAQVVVTATSSVEELVNPEWVTPGAIICDISKPSNVSPELQKLRPDVLVIDGGVVALPGRPSLGWNFGFEPGLAYACMAETMMLALEHHYTDMSLGTDLRLDNMIYLRQLAKKHGFELARLRSFDRPLSEEDWEKVIKERTKVRSNLCATASS from the coding sequence ATGCATGACTTTACCCAGTACGTCAATCCTCAGTTAGGCAGGCTCCTCGAACAGGTTCATATGGATAAAGTCTTTATTCGCGGTGAGGGCAACTACCTGTATGATACAACCGGAAGGCAATATCTCGATTTTATCGCAGCATACGGAGCGCTGCCTTTTGGTTTTAACCCGCCGGAAATATGGGAGGTTCTTGAAGAAGTGCGTAATAAGGCCCTGCCCAGCTTTATTCAGCCTTCAGCTCTCGATTCGGCCGGAAAAATGGCCAGGCGCCTGATCGAACTGGTTCCTGACGGACTTCAATATGTAACCTTTACCAATAGCGGTGCCGAGACAGTGGAGGCGGCTATAAAGATAGCGCGATCAGCTACAGGGCGGTTAGGTATTTTAAGCACGGTAAACGGCTTTCACGGCAAGACTCTTGGCGCGCTTTCAGCCACGGGAAAGGGTTACTATCAAACGCCCTTCGGAGCGCCCGTGCCGGGTTTTAACATTGTCCCGTACGGAGATTTGAATGCGCTGAGGAAAGAACTTGAGATGAATGGATATAATTATGCAGCCTTTATAGTCGAGCCGATCCAGGGTGAAGGTGGAATAGTAGTTCCTGAAGCCGGTTACCTGTCCAAAGCCCTGGAAATATGCCATCAATATGGAATTTTATTTATCCTTGACGAAATCCAAACCGGACTGGGCCGTACTGGGATGCTTTTTGCATGCGAGGATGAGGATTTATGCCCAGATCTCCTGCTTTTGGCTAAAGCCCTTGGCGGAGGAATTTTCCCCATAGGAGCCTGTATCAGCACGGAAGCGGTATATACAAAAGATTTTGGAGATCGTCACTCGTCCACTTTTGCGGCAAATACCCCTGCCTGCCAGATCGGCTTAAAAGTGCTGGATATTCTGACCAGGAATAACAGGGAAATTATTCAACGTGTAAAAGTCAACGGTGAGTACTTATATAAGGAACTGGCCGTTCTGCAAAAAGAATATCCCAGGGTTCTTAAAGAAGTTCGCGGCAGAGGCTATATGCTCGGTTTAGAATTTGAGATGAGCCGTTCTGATTTTCCGGGCTGTTTTTTAAGTGTGCTTGCCGAGCAGGAGGTCCTGACACCGCTTGTATCCAGTTACCTCTTAAATGTTGAATGCCTGAGGGTAGCGCCTACATTAAATGGAAACAAAGTAATCCGCCTGGAGCCGCCTCTTACAGTTACGCTCGATGAATGCCAAAGAGCGCTTAAATCCATAAGGCGTGTTATAGAAGTGCTTGATCAGGGCAATACACTGGAAGTTTTAAGGCCTGTCCTGGATCTTGATGAAAACACAGCCTGTTCAGTAACGAAAGCTGAAAAATACGATTGGGATATGTATGAACCTTCCCGGGAAAACAAAGAGGGACGCTTCGCTTTTCTTGTCCATCCTTTAGACCTTGATAATTATTACGAGTTTGACGCAAACCTTGCGTCTCTTCCACAAGATAAGCTACAACAGCTGGCTGATCTGGGAGGCGATATACTGGACCCCTTCGTGATTGGCCGCACAAGGGTTGAGTCACCGGCGGGCTATACTGTCTATGGGGAATTCATTGCCTTACCTCATACAACAAAAGAGATTCTGAAATTTACACCCGAGGAAGCGCTGAAGGAATTAGAAAAGGCGCTTGAACTTGCCCAGCAGCGGGGCGCCCGGCTTGTTGGCCTTGGCGCCTACACTTCGGTAGTATCCCGGGGGGGAACCCTTCTTCAAGGTCATTTTCTTCCTTTAACCACCGGAAACAGCTATACGGTAGTTTCGGGAGCGGAAGCGATCAAACTTGCCGCACAGCGATTTTCCCTCGATCTGGCACAGTGTACTGCAGCGATTATTGGCGCGACCGGTTCAATTGGGAGGCTTATGGCTATATTGCTCGCGGAAGAGGTTCAACAGGTAGTTTTAATTGGTAATCCGCGCCACCCTCAGGCAAGCTTAAGACGCCTGCGCCGTGTAGCGGAAGATATTTGCCTGCACCTGTCCGATCAAGCCGGGGCCGGTTGGATACCACCCAAGAGTTCTCTGGGGGAGAACTTATTAAAAATGAAACTGCCGGCTACGAATTCCCAGCGTGAAGAATGGGCAACGGTTGTAGATGAATTAATCCGTTCCGATAAATTCATTTTAACCAGTAATCCCAACCAGGGAATTTCTATAGCCCAGGTGGTAGTAACGGCTACAAGCAGTGTGGAGGAACTGGTCAATCCGGAATGGGTGACCCCCGGCGCAATCATTTGTGATATTTCCAAACCGTCCAATGTCAGTCCGGAACTTCAAAAACTGCGGCCCGATGTGCTTGTTATTGACGGGGGTGTTGTGGCATTACCCGGACGTCCTTCCCTGGGGTGGAATTTTGGTTTTGAACCCGGCTTGGCCTATGCATGTATGGCTGAGACGATGATGCTGGCGCTTGAGCATCATTACACCGATATGAGTTTGGGTACGGATTTACGTCTGGATAATATGATTTACTTGAGGCAGTTAGCCAAAAAGCACGGTTTTGAACTGGCCCGTTTACGAAGCTTCGACAGGCCGTTAAGTGAAGAGGACTGGGAGAAAGTTATCAAAGAGCGTACAAAGGTCCGTTCAAACCTTTGTGCAACGGCAAGTTCATAA